CTACTCTTGGCGAGAAATTCACGGCGATTACACCCACTCATGGTCATCGATTTCAGAAATCATTCTGGTTCCGGCGGCGTCTGAGCCCCCAGCCCACAACTCCAACCAGTATCAGTCCCCCAATGATGAGGACAGGCGGGCTCGTGAGGCCGATCGCCTCGTCTGAATCTGATTGCGCTTCCTGTGCTGTCGATCCGTTCGCTGTTCCGCCACTCGATCCGTCCGCCCTTTCCGCTGCGGTGGTGGTCGGCAATTCCTCGCCCTCCTCGACAACACTGATATGGGCGGTTCGGTTTCCGACCTTGATGACGTACTCTCCGGGCGAATCATAGGAGTATTCGAACGTTACTGTGCGGCTCTCCGTCGGGAACAATGCCACATCCTGCGTATCTGCAGTGTCTCCAGCGGTTGCCACCGAAAGCTCGCCTTCAAGACGACTGTTAGTAGGGTTCTCGACCTGCGCTTCGACAACTATCTCATCATCGAGGTGCGCCGTGCGATTCGCCGACAAATTGACGATACGGAACGGTGTGGATGTGTTGGCCGGGTTATCCTCATCCATCTCATCATCCGTATCAGTCGATGCACTGGCCGCTTCAGAGCCGTCAGCCGTAACCGATGCCGTGTCATTGACCGTGAATGCTTCATCTCCTGTCCGATTCACGTACCCCGTATCTTGGAACCCGTCGCTCGAAACGTAGTCATACCGCTGATTGCCGTTCGTATCCCGGTACGGCACCGCAGTCAGCGTCTGTTCGGATGTGACTGAGCCCTGCATTAGCTCAGCCTCCACGTTGCTGTAATTCCCTGGCTCCAAATATCGAGAGATGCCGACCGCACTCCCAGTGGGATTATCGGAATACGATTCGTTGTGAACGACGACCCATCCGCCGTCAGGAAGGCTAGCGTTCGCGATAGTTACTACCGATTCATCCGTCTCTTGGTCGTCAAGAGCGATTGACGCGCTCGGTGTGGCTGCATTTGGATCGCCGCGCGTTCCGTTTACGATCACCCGCGACGTGTCGGTAACGTACTGCTGGCTGCCGTTTTCTCCAGTTGTGTAAGGAGTATCCTCAGTGCCGCCAGAGGAAACCCCCTCAAAACGAGTGTTATTGCCCGTCTCGTGCCAGAGTATCGCCGTAAGGTCATCCGTGCCGTTCAATTCCGATTGATTGAGGGTACCACCGGGCGGGCTGCGATTGATCGGGATGGTAACGTTCCCGTGACTTCCGCTGTCGAGATAGCCAGAGACGGCGATCGCACTATCCTGCAAGATACCAGCGTCTTGGTATGCTCCGCTGTGAACAACAATGTAGCCGCCGCGAGAGAGGGTTGCATTCGTAATGGTGACAGTCGATCCGTTGGTGGTCTGATTCGGCATTGTGACCGCGTTGTGGCTGCTGTTGTCTTCTTGGGCACTTGCCACTCCTATGGGCGATAAGGTGGGGCCAACTGGAGCGGTCGCGAAAGCGACGGCCACGAGCGAAACTACCCCGATACCTAACAGTACGTTGTTCGCGAGGTCGTTGTCAGCCCGAAGCCTACTGAGCGAAAGTCGCCAGCGAGAGAGGGGGAGCAGCGGCCGAATACCGGATACAGTGATGACGTCTCCGAATAGGTGAGTGAGAACACCGAAGGCACCGACCGCGAAGCCGAATTGAGCTAGCGCGCTCCCATCAAGTCTACGTAGCTGCTCGGC
The sequence above is a segment of the Halococcus salsus genome. Coding sequences within it:
- a CDS encoding metal-dependent hydrolase; protein product: MLSMTRSGRRVVTMYRRGHVGITMLAYAPVAYILLREGQLGLALVGLLGVHQIEPLPDADHWIPGLTHRGTSHSLFAVLVVGASLGVLGWVIGDQLSAVLIGLDPPTVGPFAGVFEIVAEQLRRLDGSALAQFGFAVGAFGVLTHLFGDVITVSGIRPLLPLSRWRLSLSRLRADNDLANNVLLGIGVVSLVAVAFATAPVGPTLSPIGVASAQEDNSSHNAVTMPNQTTNGSTVTITNATLSRGGYIVVHSGAYQDAGILQDSAIAVSGYLDSGSHGNVTIPINRSPPGGTLNQSELNGTDDLTAILWHETGNNTRFEGVSSGGTEDTPYTTGENGSQQYVTDTSRVIVNGTRGDPNAATPSASIALDDQETDESVVTIANASLPDGGWVVVHNESYSDNPTGSAVGISRYLEPGNYSNVEAELMQGSVTSEQTLTAVPYRDTNGNQRYDYVSSDGFQDTGYVNRTGDEAFTVNDTASVTADGSEAASASTDTDDEMDEDNPANTSTPFRIVNLSANRTAHLDDEIVVEAQVENPTNSRLEGELSVATAGDTADTQDVALFPTESRTVTFEYSYDSPGEYVIKVGNRTAHISVVEEGEELPTTTAAERADGSSGGTANGSTAQEAQSDSDEAIGLTSPPVLIIGGLILVGVVGWGLRRRRNQNDF